The Cydia pomonella isolate Wapato2018A chromosome 23, ilCydPomo1, whole genome shotgun sequence region GTGCCGGGGACGTCTCTCCTGGGGTCTTCTATAAACCTGTTCAGGGTCTCCTCGTCCCAAGTATATGCCTTTTTCACAATAGCGTCGGAGTATGCGAAGCCTGACAGAAAATTATAATGTGAAAATAGGAaaatatttggggataatctCTACATAGATAgacctagccccaaattaaAATTTGCCACACCCTAGTAGGGTCCATGTATGTACTGGTAAATTAAATGAACATCCTGTAAATACCATGgttgcaagaaataaatgaaaaatgaaaaaaaaatgaaaatgattaaacaatataacattAAAGATTAGAGGAGATGTGGAATCatcttttggacccgggtacgtccttaaactacgtctaaaagagaggtatgggcattgtgaatgttatctcgctttgtgtggcagggcacagcacagcggatgttattccagatctagagcagagcccaactggggaagtacctccaccttacagaaaaccgcagctaaataacactagaccctactcatagtgttgtgttcctgccggtgagtaaggttgccagagctcaacggggaggggggtttagggtcggcaacgcgcatgtaactcctctagagttgcaggcatacatatgctacggaaactgcttacgatcaggcgggccgtatgcttgtttgccaccaatgtagtataaaaaaacaactgATACCGTAAGTTGTCCTCTCCGGTGAACTATACATATAGTCAATGATATTGGCTGATTCCCGCCCGTCTTAGAGTTGCTAAGAACTCGACTCTTCTAAGTCTAAATCTGAAGATCTCCAGTCGTTATTACGCGTCTCTGCGCTTAACAAACTTCCAAGTCTTTTAGGTCCCGAGTCGAGTCATTTATTGAGATTGAAAGTGCAACTTAATAAGCTTTtggcaaaaatatcatttttggtacaagcttttatcgctgactgtacttttttccacaggcatctaatactcatcgagacaatcctaaaaaccccaaacacaattcgtttgcgttgttttatcacagagttcctatggctacctcctgtctccatcatcagatcagcgtgattgtaccataatattgcattgtcacgcgacttacatatgtatgcaaatttccagcttcatcggaaaccgggaagtgggtgaaatttaacttgcaagatttgtcccatacatctAACAGGGCATGTTATATAAAAAGGCTAGTCTTCGAATaaaattttatagttttatctACGGCTAACATAAAGGAAAATTGTCattgtagggtttcgtagtcacctagtatagaaacccttatagtttcgccatgtccgtctgtccgtccgtccgccactctgctccgtgatcgttagtgctagaaagctgcaatttggcatgaacaCATTAATtgtgcatggcgacagaacggtaaaataaaaactacaaaatgattttttttagggtcCTCCCATAATacgaaaggttttttttttaacccaatagtgtggggtatcgctggatacgtctttcaaaacgaaaacgttcatatttttggaaatcTACAACTCCAAACCCACGGACAAACGgactccaaaagaaaaaaataagtgtcCCCACCCCAATTTTTTAACTaagggtccaaaaaatatgaaaaaaatcgtgaaacaaaagcttaataaatactttcaatgcaAACTATAGCCAGTATGATCGGGCTAGTTATTTTTGAGTTGTtcaaaaaaaatcgtatcttcaaagacgtacaaagcactgcgaaggtactcccttagtcCTTTATGTTTGTAATGTTCAGgatacttaataatagcccccgtttggcctgttctgacagaatggtaactacgaaaccgtACACTGAGCAtaacccgacatgctcttggatgatttttttttaatgatttgtaCCTATGAATTAAATGTGGAGACAATGccttttagaaaacttttgtacataatttaagAGTTCTCTTTAAAGGGCTCACAAAAGACTTAGGTCTCGATAAGGACTCAAGTTTCGACTTAATAACTAGAGTCTGAACaggtcgagtcttaaagcagaggactcaaaggacttgaGTCTTATCTTAACTATCACTAGCCCTTCTCTCATCTCAGTGGAGAGGCATCCTAACGCTAGGGTAAATATATACCAATAAGCTGGCAATACGCTCCTTTgccacaataaaataaagtgtggactgaacgaagatgtagtgacaaaaattgagaaaggtatgttgagatggtttgggcacgtggaaagaatgagtgaaagaaggttaacaaagagagtgtataagggagaagtagaagaaggagctggaaggggtagacctcggtggactttctctgatcaaattggTGAAATCcggaagaaaggccaggtcaagagcagcCTAGACCGACGAGCCTGTATGAGGAaggttatgaaagtgaaggaagcgaaagaggtatgtcaggatcgtagcaagtggaaatccgtgttCTCTGTGTACCCCTCCGGTAAATAGgcgtatgtatgtaaaataaataccttcAGATGTGCAGGACCTTTTTCCAAAAAATCCGAAAAGGTTGGGTCCCACTTTATGCTTTGCTCCCAACTCCATAGAGTGGCAAGGAGCGCATCGTGCTATGAAGAGTTTCTTCCCCACGCTCTCGCTCATATCCAACAGTCTTTTCGTTGATAAAACTACAAATTTATAATAGATTTTGTAAATTTAGGGTGAAAAGTGAGTAAACACCATGTTTTGGCGTTATAATTTGACAGTCATTGTCAACAGTTGTCAATCTTAGAAAAATTACGAAAGCAGTTACAGGCAGGTaggttttataggttttaaattaataatccTTAAGTTACTGTTCGGTCTCACCGATATAGCCCATCGGATTAGCAAGCTGAAGTGGCAATGGGCAGCCAATGGCCGTTTGGGTCGAAAATTGCTCGAGTGGAGACCACGGACTAGCAAGCGCAGTGTAGGACGTCCACCCACAAGATGGACCgacgaccttattaaggtcgcctcaagacgctggatgtgggtcgcttccaaccggtacatgtggagtCTAAGGGGGAgacctatgttcagcagtggacgtcttatggctgagatgatgatgaaggTACTGTTACACGTGCTCTGCAATAGCATGCTAATAAGCGTGCTATTTGAGTATACTttagggtccccagcaagctcggttctccatagaAACGTacttacgttctcattttaaaacgactagctagattgctctgaaacttggtacttataataggataaggtatacctagggctgtaattagtttgtgtagcctcagataccatagtttaaaaaaatacagcgaatttaagattttcatacaaaacttgtttttgctctatgttgtttgttttataaggtgcaaggtggagcaatataaactagtttcagccctagatatacctcatgtcattgtatgtgcaaagttttattacaatccaacacgtagttttaaactGAGAAccaaactccgtttgtatggggagGTGAAATTCGACCGAGTTTGCCGGGGGCTCTTAATATGAGCAATTGAGCATATGCCCGGGAATCagaaaaaacacggtgtataataagttttggcaaaaacttcatttttggtgtaagattttatcgctgactgtacttttctatcCACAAACAGCTAgtgctcatcgagacaattctaaaaacaccaaacacaattattttgtgttgttttatcacagagttcctatggcgctgttcctgtctccatcatcagatcagcttggtGGTGCCATTACAATGCACTGTCATCCGActtatatgtatgcaaattttcaccttcattggaagtcgggaagtgggtcacatttaacttgcaagatttgacccgtacagacatacataatcttatacctttaaacgagcaattcttgtatatatatatatatatatatatatccgggatgtcggaaacggctctaacgattttgctgaaatttggtttaTGGGGGTTTTAGAGGGTAAagaatcgatctagattagtcttatgtttgggaaaacgcgtgttttcgagttttcatgcgtttttctttcgtcgcagaatacggtcgctaatttcgtgttgccggccactgtccgtctggtccagcgggttaagacgaggactgctaaacgagtgttacgggttcgaatctcgcccttGTCTGTCTAACTTCCCCCGACTgtctaacttttgtttttttttttatatgttcaagtttatatatgatttttaaatttttattgttttagacaagcttaatttagtaaaaaaatgtagttaagattatcacctatacaccaccatattacaataaatagttataaccgagcaaagctcggtcgcccaggtactaattataatttgaaTCAGAGCATTTTGTATTTCAtactgcgtcggtggcaaaccagcatacggcccgcctgatggtaagcagtctctctagcctatttggctgcggttttctataaggttaGGCTACCCagctgggctctgctctagatgcacatgtaactcctctggagttgcaggcgtacataggctacggagactgcttaccatcaggcgggccgtatgcttgtttgccaccgacgtagtataaaaaaagatacggaaggtggaggaaataaatctccatgtaccaaaaagtgtcatcaaaaaaccttaaataagtAGCGCCACCTGCTAcagtacctagaatacttgaacaagaaaatcaaatcatagacagtgcacttcactacgtcaatagcgcctaggttcttggctactctagcgctactctggagagatttggaactattatttatagctaacagctggacacttttccAACAGTTTTACATAAGAgataattccacactccatagctctagatctggaatgacatccgctgtgctgtgccctaatGGCCCAACCCCACAAAGCgatatgacattcacaatacccatacctctaccttacattggacatttcacaccgttagtattgacagcCATATTAACTTGTACCCcaaaatggctcaacaatttaagtccgtgactgtacgagACCAAGGTAGCTACTTATTACGTTTCACGCGATTAAAAGCACCCAATGTTAAATGTTTTTAACGCCTCACAATGTAAACTATTAATCGCTTTCCGACTTTGTTCTACAGGAACTCGTTTAGCAACATCCGTGAAAACAACActtgttataaaattattacaaatgcTGTGAATCAGAATTATAGCTTGCCGAAAATATGAAGAAATTTATAGAGGGCGCTACTGAGTTTCAACAGACAACACGAGGCAAACATCCATAATGTGTAGACGCAACCCGCGGCTGTATTAATTGGCTTTTTGCATTTTTCTTAGTTGAtacattttttgaaaaagtaaatacatacagtaataacttcctgtccgctaaaacacgacaatcatagtttgaaatttttaatttaagtttgaccataatgaagaacGCCCCATACTATTTTTGCTAGAATAAAGTGAACATTTCCAAGCATATTGAAGAAGAATATATTAActgtatattataaaatttataaactgTTTTGGGTACTACGTCAGTGGACAGTGTGGATGAACCATTGTATGCAACCCATTATTTTTAACGAGGGTAGTTTCTCGCCTACCCTGCCATcaccggcgcccgcgccgagTTATCGGGCGCGGCGGGCTGCGGCTCACAGTCTGCGCTGGCCGCGtcgccaacgttacaatcgttaacgctctgtagcgtatcgtagtcatctctctctaccACTCTTCTATATAGTGCGagtgtgacagttgcgtttcgttcgccacggagcgtgaacgataggcacgttggctacacgGGCTGGTCCGCCAACGAGAGCTCCTGACGACACTCTTCGCTAATTCGaattaaaatacgtgagtgatccgtttttaatatattttattaaagtaaagtactaaagtaggtatagtttttctttcgtgataaaaaaaatcgtaaaaaaactGACATCCGATCAGAGTGTAATTGTCAGAATGCTTATAAACTTTTTTCAGCACACACTGGCCATAACACCTTTCCCGATTTCAAACGTTCAGTTCCATTAGacataagcaaaattctgccgtCAGTCACAAAACACATCAAACTCACAAAATAGCCTTTTTAACCATCCAAACAaactaagtaagtatatttcatGTTAGCCCGTGGAATTTGACCTGAACCAATAGGGGAAACTAGGTAGGGTTTTACAGGCATTAAAACCATGGCGTAAGACAGACGTTATGGCTTACAATCCTGGCTCCAGATTTGAGTGTTAACATCGACCAAGGAAACCGCAAACCCTGCATTGCATAACAAGTTATTTCTTCAGTGAGGTAAGTTTGACAGATTATTAAGTTATTTAGATTGTTGTGTGTTCTATGCTTAGTGTTGGTAGAAAGTAAAGTGTTTTGAGTTACTCGTTTTAGAAGACTCAAAGCTAAAGAAACTTCAAAGTCAAATAAGTCCCGAGTCATGTGGAGTCAAGGACTCCGAAAAGGAGTCAAGTTTCTATAAAAGATTCGGCAGTCTAACAAGTTCAAAATAACTCGAAAGAATAAGAGAATCTGAAAAACTTAgtagtcttaaagcagaggactcaaaagACCAACCTTCACCAACactaggtacttacctacagcTATTTGttaaagacaaaacaaaacgttAGAGCTCTTTTGATAATCCTGTCCACGCCATTGCATTATACACTTTTTCAAGTTGTTATAGAAAGTTTTGGGAAAAATACGATTTACTGAACtccgttaaaattaaaatctggattttatttatagtttgtaTCCTATTATACCTACAAACAAACCCTAACCTACTGGCATATCAATCGACTAGGAATAAGTTGatgttttttgaaatatattaatCTCTGCACAGCCCGATCTTCATCCAGCGTTTCTGTTGTTCCAGCTCTAAAATGGCACAAGTCGACCTCAGTCGATACTTAATGTTCCTAGTTTTGCTATTCACTATAATTTCCTCCGTCTACGGCTGCAAATGCTGTCGAAGGAAAGTCAGTTGCTCGGGCAGAGCCCCGTGCAGACGAGGACCGTACAGATTTTAGACTTAAAACCAAGGAAATAAGAATCAATATTCAACAACTCCTATATTGAATGTTTGACGTTGCTCCAGAAAAAGAAATATAGAAAAAGCTTCTACAGATTTATAATCATCAACAATTCAAGACCTCAACTGTAGAAAGTCACCCACTCAAGGAACGCTTTAGACGAAAACCCTAGAGATTGGAATCATAAAATATGGAAACTACCATGAGAATTCTTCAACGACTGGGGTTTCAAATGGAAAAAGGTGGCCCTTTTAACCGGACCCTGCAGCTTTATCTTTAAACCATTCAAGAGTTTTTCACCGTTAAATATGCAACACACTTCAAATTCTTTAAAAACTGTTTCATTATCTGTAATTTTcgaaatattacattataactGACAACATTCAAAACCGctttttaatagttttcttaaAGGAAACACATTGCCAGCACGTTGTTGAAGTGTTACCTATTATGTTAGCTCTCAAAATCGTCAATGTGGCTGCAAAGTTTTTACTGAATTTAGTTTTGTTCTTTTTTGCAATGTCCTTAGTTTGGGTAAAAGCGCTTTTTGCACGGAAAGTATTGGTTCGGGTCAAATTCCACCTGtttattcgtttttattgttGTGTTTGTATGTATTTAGATTAAGTTTAGATGATAATGTCGGTGGAAAGACTCAAATCAATTCTTTTTGTTGCAGATCTAGCGTGGAGAATGAGTTTAAGACTTTTAACCACATTACCAGAGCAAGCACAAAATTAGTACTAGTGAGTATGACTCAACTCTCAATTTTAACAGACTCCAGAataaagagattttttttttatggcgacATATCGGGTCATACACAGCAATTGTGGTGGtcaatagaaatggcaaataatttaaacaaatagagtcagaccaagataatttggcagcgattttgacagccgtgttattttaaacgtcaaagttgtatgaaattatgacgtttacttataaacgctgccaacttagcttggtccgactctacgacagattttgttagcaaaCGTATAACTTCgaaattttatgatatttttttcattgaaatattaataattaacatatattttaactagtaattggcataaataaaatattcaagtaTACAAACTGTTCATAAAATCatggttgtccacaaaaagGCGACATGACgaagaaatgaaggtaaattggtttgtttttcATTACTTGGAATTTCTATTGATCTCCACTTTAGATATATTCTCGTCTTTGTGGACATGCGTTTAAAGCTTGATTTCTTGCATTGAATCCTTAATAGCATAAAGTGCTCTTTTAACCTCTCGTCTGTCCCTTTCATTTGTGTGTGGTAGTCAAAAATTATGCGTTCGAACTTTTGTGAAAAAAATCGTTCgcgaaaaaaatgtaaaaaggtGACGAAAAATACGTTATGCTTTCCAGCAACCCCACATGCGTcttgacatttttatattattatatgaggaTTTATTACACAATTGGTACTGAATTTgtacttatttgaaaaaaaaatctacctcTATAGTTTGGGAGTACAAGCCAAATGAAATTGGGGTTGCTGTAGAGCATCAACCTCAGCCTCAACCGCAACCTCTACTGAATTCCAACATGCTGCTCGCTGGGTTGCTGGAGGAGAGCATTTGAAAAATTAAGTCAGGATCTTATCATAAATAGACAAGAGGTTAAAATTGTTTTAACATTCGTAACTAGCCTCAAAAGGACCTAGCAGTACAGTCtgctgcaataatatgttactcttcgaaagccgcaaaaatatgtgacacgctcttatggctctacaaataagatggtgtcagatatttttgcggccttcgttgtaTAGCatattattgcagatgactgtACCAGCTGAATATCAAAGCTGCAAGAATAATAAATCgtgttgattaatatttttggGGTATTTTTACCCGCGAGCGAGGGTAAGAGCCTTTTCCTTTTTTAGTGCACATATGTAAATGTTTCTATCTGTCTCCAATCCTCGTACAGATCGGCCGATTCAGTAGCTATTTTCTGTGAtggaatgtatttttaattgttgatgtgccgTCGGATATTTTCCAAAATTGCGGTAATTCCGCATTGGAAATATTCTGCAATCTTctcatatttttgcatatgaaacAAAAACTTCCATACCAAAATTAAAGTTCCCTTGGTTTCTTGTgaacttttccaactttttgcAAACTTGCCGCAACTTACATAACCTGTAATAAAATTCATAAGCGTCAGTTGTTACATTAACAAAAGTCGGcgaattacataaaaaaatacttagctCATTATAgctaatagagtcagaccaagctatgttgggagtgattttgatagcccggacagtgcaagtgttattttaaaattcaaatttctatgaaattatgacttgtaccttaacacttgcaccgccaacttagcttggtctgactaagTTACGCCCATGTTTCAGAGAATGAGATGGGGCTTGATGTTATTGCTGCTGGTTGGTATATTGGCCAACCTTTTAGTAGCGGAGGCGTGCAATAGGAAAGGCATCATACCTTGTATGAAACCATCACCCTGCGAGACTCCTGCCTCTGCCTCTACTGCTAGTGCTGCTTCTAattaataggtaataaatactgTACCATAGAATATAGAGAAAGCGTTGGTGCAAGCAGTAGGCCTTTTCACTGAGGCGGACACCAGCGGAAATGAGCAAAATCTACCCAATTTTGGTTGCGATCGAAATCTCTTCTCAACTATGCCGGATTAGAACTagaggatgactcacgctagactggG contains the following coding sequences:
- the LOC133530665 gene encoding cytochrome c-like encodes the protein MSESVGKKLFIARCAPCHSMELGAKHKVGPNLFGFFGKRSCTSEGFAYSDAIVKKAYTWDEETLNRFIEDPRRDVPGTKMLFVGLKKPQEREDLMAYFRKMSK